A region of the Mesoterricola sediminis genome:
GTTCTGGATGCACCTGAGCCGGGACGCCCAGAAGAAGCGCCTGAAGAAGCTGGAGGCGGACCCCCTCACCCGCTGGCGGGTCACGGACCGCGACTGGAAGCACTTCGCCATGTACGACACGTTCCGGGCCGTCGCCGAGCGCGCCCTCCGCAGCACCAGCACCGCGGGCGCCCCCTGGACGGTGATCGAGGCCACGGACCCCCGCTACCAGAAGCTGGCCGTGGGCCGGATCCTCCTGGAGCGCCTCCGGGCGAGGCTGGACGGGCCCGCGCCGGCGCCGGCCCCCGTGGCGGCCCCGCCCGTCGCCGCCGGCCTCGACGGGCGCAATGTCCTCCGGAGCCTCGACCTCACCCAGCGCCTGCCGAAGGAGTCCTACGAGCGGGAGCTGGAGACCTGGCAGGGCCGGCTCAACCTCCTGACCCGCCACAAGGCCTTCCGGGACCACAGCGTCATCCTGGTCTTCGAGGGGTCCGACGCCGCCGGCAAGGGGGGCGGTATCCGTCGCGTCACCCAGGCCCTGGACCTGCGCCTCTGCGAGATCACCCCCATCGCAGCCCCCACGGAGGAGGAGCGCGCCCAGCCCTACCTCTGGCGCTTCTGGCGCCACGTGCCCCGGAAGGGGCGCTTCCAGATCTTCGACCGCAGCTGGTACGGCCGGGTCCTGGTGGAGCGGGTGGAGGGCTTCTGCGCGGAGGCAGACTGGATGCGGGCCTATGGCGAGATCAACGACTTCGAGGACCAGCTCGTCCGCAGCGGCGCCATCCTGGCCAAGTTCTGGCTCGCCATCAGCCCGGAGGAGCAGCTCCGGCGCTTCCAGGCGCGGCAGGAGAGCCGCTTCAAGCGGTTCAAGATCACCGACGAGGACTGGCGGAACCGCGACAAGTGGCCGGCCTACGAAGCCGCGGTGTGCGACATGCTCGACCGCACCTCCACGGAGATCGCCCCCTGGACCCTCGTGGAAAGCGAGGACAAGGCCTTCGGCCGCATCAAGATCCTCCGGACCCTCTGCGCGCGCCTGGAGGCCGTCCTCTGAGCTCCGGAGCTGCGCCCGGGCCGGAAATGAAGCTAGAATGCCCCGTGTCCCTCACGCATCCCCCCCTCTCGTGGTTGATCCTCGGCCTGCCCCTGGTCTTCGTGCTGGTGGGCCTGGTCGTGTCCTTCCGCCGGTGGCGGGGGATGAAACGGCACCCGGCCCAGGACCCCGAGAGCCTCCTCCTGGGCGCCGTCTCCCAGAGCCTGCAGGAGCGGGGCCGCCTCGCCGCGTCCCTCGGCGAACTGCGCACCGTCCACGAGCGGCTCCTGGACGCCCTCCCCTTCGGCATTCTCTGGGTGGACCTCAAGGGCCAGGTGGCCGCCATCAACGCCGAGGGCCGGGCCATCCTGGGCGTCAAGGCCGGCGTGGTGGGCCTGGACGCGGCCTTCGTGCTGGAGCCCTTCCCCTGGATCCTGGAGGGCCTGGCCCAGCCCCCCGGCCCCGCGTGGCGGGCCGATGGCGGCGGGCGGCGCTGGCAGCTCCGGCGCATCCAGGTGCCCGACATCGTGGGCTCCCTCCTGCAGTTCGAGGACATCACGGAGCGGGAGGCCGGCGAGCGCCGTCAGCAGCTGCGGGAGCGCTTCGCCGAACTGGGCGAGATGACCGCGGGCGTCGCCCACCAGCTCAAGAACGGCCTAGCCGTCCTCAAGGGGCACGGCCAGCTGCTGGACCGGGCCGGCCACCACGACACGGCCCAGGACCTCCTGGAGGAGGTCCAGTCCCTGGAGCGCCTCGCCCAGCGCTTCCTCCTGTGGGCCAAGCCCCTGGAGCCGCGCATCGCCCCCGTGCGGCTGGAGGAGATCGCCTCCCAGGCCGCCATGGAGGTGCACCGCCGCCCCGCCTTCCAGGACCGGACCCTGACCGTGGAAGGGGAGGGGCGCGCCGACGCCGATCCCATGCTCCTGCACCAGGCCCTGGTGAACCTGGTGGAGAACGCCTGCCAGGCCACCCCGCCGGGCCGGCGGGTGCGGGTGCAGGTGGTCCCGGGGCAGATCGCCATCCTGGACGAGGGCCCCGGCTTCGACCCCGGCGACCTGGCCCGCATGCTGCGCCCCTTCGAGAGCGGCCGCCCCGAGGGCACGGGCCTGGGCCTGCCCCTGGCCCTGAAGTGGCTGAACGCCACCGGCGCCGACCTCGTGTTCAGCCTCCGCCCCGAAGGCGGAACCCGGGTCGACGTCCGCCTCTAGAGGGGCCGGCGGCCTTCCAGGGCGCGGTCGAGGGTGAGGTCGTCCGCGTATTCCAGGTCGCTGCCGATGGGCAGGCCGAGGCCGATGCGGGTGGTGCGGATGCCCAGGGGCTCCAGGATGCGGGCCAGCCAGGCGGCGGTGGCCTCGCCCTCCAGGGTGGGGTTGGTGGCCAGGACGATCTCCTGGACCCGGCCGTCCTCCAGGCGCCGGAGGAGCTCCCGGACCCGGAGCTGGTCGGGCCCGATGCCCTTCAGGGGGGAGATGAGGCCGCCCAGCACGTGGTAGCGGCCCCGGAAGTGCCCGCTCCGCTCGAAGGTGAGCACGTTGCTGGCTTCGGCGACCACAACGAGGGTGCGGGGATCGCGCTGGGGGTCCTCGCAGACGGCGCAGACGGGGCGGTCCGTGAAGGAGCCGCAGGTGGCGCAGAAGCCCACGGAGCTGGCGGCGTGCCGGAGCAGGTCGCCCAGGTGCTCCATGGCCCCCGGCCCCTCCTTGAGGAGGTGGAGGGCCATGCGCTGGGCGGACTTGGAACCGACCCCCGGCAGCTTCTGGAGGGCCTCGACCACCGCTTCCAGGGGGGCCGGGAGCTTCATGTCAGAAGCCCAGGCCCGGGATCTTCAGGCCGCCGGTGAGGCCGCCGGTGATCTTGCCCATGGCCTCGTCGGCCTTGGCGGAGGCGTCCTTGAAGGCGGCGAGGACGAGGTCCTCCAGCATGCTGGGGTCCTCGGGGTCCATGGCCTCCTTGGCGATGGAGATGCCGACGAGCTCCTTGGCGCCGTTGAGGGTGACCTTGACCATGGCGCCGCCGGCGGTGCCTTCGGCCCTGAGATTGGCCTGGGCCTCCTGCAGCTTGGACTGCATGGCCTGGGCCTGCTTCATGAGGAATCGCATGTCCATGGTGGGCTCCTACTCGGAAGGTTTCCGGCTGGTCTTGGGCAGGTGGAGGTGGGGCATGTGAAGGTGCGCCCGGCGCAGGCGCCGGGCCACGGCGAGCATGACGACGTAGCCCACGGGGAGCGCCAGGAGGCACAGGGCGAAGCCCCCGGTGAGGTAGGGCACGAGGATGGGCTTCAGCATGCAGAAGATGCCGTCCAGGCCCTCCCGGCTCACGAAGCTGCGCCAGGTGATCTCGTGCCACCGGATCCCGGACAGGTCCAGGCGGGAGCCCCGGCCCAGCAGGAGGTTGCCCGCGAGGGCGCTGGCCGTGGCGATGGGGACCATCGTCCAGGGGTTGTTCACGAAGGCGGCGATGAGCATCACGGGCCGGTGGAGGCGCCGCGACAGGAAGCAGGCCAGGAGCACGATGGCGGTGTGGAGGCCCAGCAGGGGATTGAACGCCACCGACAGCCCGATGGCGAAGCTCAGGGCGATCTGCTCGGGGCTCATCTCCGGGTGGAGGATGTGGCCCTTCAGCCTGGTCCAGAGGCCCTTCGGCGGCGGGGCGCCGGCGGGCGCTTCCTGGTCAGGGGTGTCGGTCATCGGATCCTTGGGCGGGTGCGAAGTGGTCGAAGGCGCGGTCCGGAAGGGGCCGCAGGCTTCCTCCATCATAATGGAGAACCGGCGCTTCTCCAGCGGGGGCCGCCGTGCCCACCCGCAGGAGGGGGATGCCCAGGCGCCGCTCCAGCTCCGCCTGGGGCAGGGCGGCCGCGAAGCACCGGGCGTAGTCCTCGCCCCCCTCCACCGCGTCCGCGTCCAGGCCCGGGGCCAGGATCACGGAAAGCCCGGAGGCGGTGGCCAGGTTCGCGAGGTCGCGGCTCAGGCCGTCCGAGATGTCCATGCAGGCGTGCACCTCGGGGATGGCTGCCAGACGGGGGCCCAGACCGAGCCGGGGCTGGGGGTCCAGGTGGGCGGCCACGTCCGGATCGGGCACGGCCGGGTCCCAGCCCGCCATCAGCTTGCGGAGCCCCCGCAGGCTCGCGCCCAGGGGCTGGTCCACGTAGATGCCGTCGTCCGCTTCCACCGTATCCCGGCGCAGCCACCGGGCCACGGAGCCGAAGGCCGTGATGCCCAGGCCCAGGCCCGAGGCTCGCCCGACCGTGTCTCCGCCCAGGACGGGAACCGACCAGGCGTGTGAAGCCGCGGCGAGGCCGTCCAGGAAGGCCTCGACCCAGGCGGGCGCCAGGTCCCGGCCCAGGGCCAGGGTGAGGGTGAAGCCCAGGAAGGTCGCCCCGCTGGCGTCCAGGTCGGACAGGTTCACGGCCAGGAGCTTGCGCCCGAGCAGGGCGGGGGGATGCCAGGCGCGGGAGAAGTGCTGGCCGTCCTCCATGAGGTCGGTGGTCACCAGCAGGCGCTGGCCCGGAAGGGGCGGGGGCACCGCCCCGCAGTCGTCCACCAGCTCCCGCCCTCCGGGAAACCGATCGCGGATCCGGGCGATCACGGACAATTCCGAAAGGGACACGGCGCCTCCTGGGCTAACCATAGCCCAACGAAGGGTCAGGGCCAACCCGGAGGCAATCGGTCACAAACGACCTAGGCGTCCGCCTTTCGAGATGCTAGGTTTGAAGGAGCGCAACCTGGTGGGGCCGAGGCCCCTGTTGAGGAGATACCCATGGCCATCACGAAGGTTTGGATCGAAGAAGGCTGCATCGTGTGCAACGCCTGCGACGCCGAGTGCCCCGACGTCTTCCTGGTCACCGACACCACCTGCGTCGTCAAGGACGATGTGACCTTCCCCATCGAGGGCGACCTGGAAGGCCAGGTCGAGGCCGCCGCCGCCGGCTGCCCCGTCGAAGTCATCAAGTTCGAGAAGTAGTCCAGCCCAGGCCGGACACGGAAAGGGCGCCCCGCGAGGGGCGCCCTTTCCGTGTACCGGGGAGGGCGGCCATGGCATCGCGCGTCCGGGACGCGCGGATGGCTCGGCCGGACTCCTAGCTTTCCCGGAGGCCGACGTTGACCTCGAAGTCCCCGAACTCGGTGGAGAAGGGGATGGCGATGCAGGGGACATCGCCGCTGCGGCTGATCTTGTGGCCGACGCCGATGACGACGGTGGGGATCGAGATGTTCAGCTGGTGGCCGTCCTGGATGAGGCTGCGCCGGGCGTCGCCGACCACGATGTTGCCGATCTCGCCGATGGCGTCCTCGACGTTCTTGTTCATGTCCTTGATCTCCTCCATCAGCATGTTGGAGGCGATCCTGCAGGCCAGGGCCGCGGGCATGCTGATGATGATGGAGCCGGAGGTCTCGCCGGTGAGCCCGATGATGGCCGAGACGTCGTACGTGGTGATCAGGTCCTCCTTCAGCTCCAGCCCGGTCTTTTCGGCCTGGATCCCGGCCATCATGTCGAGGCTGCGAAGGGTGGACTCGATGAAAGGATTGATGAATGCGACGTTCATGGGGCGGCGGCCTCTTGGGTAGTCATCATTATTTCACTTGTCAAGGTTGGCACAACCAGATTATTTCCAGCGGTCCCCGTGGGCGGTGGGGTTTCGGCCCGGGAATGGGATAATGTAGGATTCGGAGTCAAACCCATGCTGGATCGCCTGCAAGCCGAACTCAAGGCCGCCATGCTCGCCAAGGACGCCCCCCGCACGGGGGTCCTGCGCATGGCCCTGGCCGCCTACAAGAACGAAGCCGTCGCCAAGGGCCTGAGCCCCCAGGGGGTCCTCACCGAGGCCGACGCGCTGGCCGTGATCAAGCGCCTGGTGAAGAGCCGCGAGGACAGCGTGGAGCAGTTCACCCGGGGCGGCTACCCGGAGCGGGCCGCGGCGGAGGCCGCCGAGATCGAGGTGCTCCGGACCTTCCTCCCGGCCATGCTGGAGGGCCCCGCCCTGGAAGCCGCCGTCCGCCAGGCCATCCAGGACACCGGCGCCCAGAGCCGCAAGGACATGGGCGCCGTGATGAAGGCGCTCCAGGCCCGGCACGGCGGCGCCTTCGACGGCAAGGCCGCCAGCCAGCTCGTGAACGGCCTGTTGGCCTGAACCCCCCATCCCTTCCACTTCGCCGGCCGGGGCGCACTCCGGCGGCCATGAATCGGACATATCCATGAAGCAGAGCAAGGCGCTGATCCAGACCCTCCGGGAGGTGCCCCGGGACGCCGACGTGGTGAGCCAGCAGCTCATGATGCGCTCGGGCATGATCATGAAGCTCGCCGCCGGCATCTACGACTACCTGCCGCTGGCCCTCCGCAGCATCCGCAAGTTCGAGCAGATCGTGCGCGAGGAGTTGGCCAAGGACGGGTGCCAGGAACTCCTCATGCCCACCGTGCAGCCCGCGGAACTCTGGCAGGAGTCCACCCGCTGGAGCTTCTACGGCAAGGAGCTGCTCCGCTTCAAGGACCGCAAGGACGCGGATTTCTGCCTCGGGCCCACCCACGAGGAGGTCATCACGGACATCGTCCGGCGCAACGTGCGCAGCTACAAGCAGCTGCCCATGAACCTCTTCCAGGTCCAGACCAAGTTCCGCGACGAGATCCGCCCCCGCTTCGGCCTCATGCGCGGCCGCGAGTTCATCATGAAGGACGGCTACTCCTTCCACGTGGACGACGCCGACGCGGACCGCGGCTACTGGGAGATGTTCAACGCCTACAAGCGGATCTTCAGCCGCCTCGGCGTCAAGTTCCGCCCGGTGGAGGCCGACAGCGGCGCCATCGGCGGCAGCTTCACCCACGAGTTCCACGTCCTGGCGGGCTCGGGCGAGGACGGCATCCTCAGCTGCGACGCCTGCGAATACACCTCCAACGTCGAGAAGACCGAGGCCCCCCGCGTCGACCCCGTCGACCACGGCGCCGCGTTCCCCCTCCGGCCGGCCCATTTCCAGACGCCGGGCGTCACGGCCATGGAGGAGCAGGCCGCGGCCTTCAAGGACGCCGAGCACGACGGGATGCCCCTGCACCAGACCTCGAAGGTCTACTGGCTCGAGGCGGAGATCCTCACCCCCGGCGAGGCCGAGCCCAGCCGCAGGATCGCCGTCGCCGCCATCCTGCGCGGCGACCACGAGCTCAACCCCGTCAAGGTGAAGAACGCCGTCGGAGCCGCCGATCTCCAGCCCATGCCCGACGCGGAGGACTTCTGCGGGGCCCCCGCGGGCTTCCTGGGGCCCATCCCCCGGCCCGGCACCCGCCACGCCGCGCTCCACGCCGATCCCAAGGACCGCCTGGTCTACCTGGTGGACCGCAGCCTCGAAGGGGCCGTCAACCTCACCTGCGGGGCCAACGAGGCCCCCGGCCACCACTTCGGGTTCGACCCGAAGCGCGACCTCCCCATGGCCCGCTACGCCGACCTCCGCCTGGCGCAGGAGGGCGACCTCTGCCCCCGCTGCGGCAAGGGCCGGTACCAGGCCTTCCGGGGCATCGAGGTGGGCCAGGTGTTCAAGCTGGGCACCAAGTATTCCAAGAGCATGAACTGCGTGTTCGTCGATGAGCAGGGCAAGGAGCGCCCGATGGTCATGGGCTGCTACGGCATCGGCATCACCCGCACCATCGCCGCCTGCATCGAGCAGAACTACGACGCCGACGGCATCGTCTGGCCCTGGCCCGTCGCCCCCTACCAGATCCACCTGCTGGACCTGGATCCCGGCTCCGCCGAGGTGCGCGGCACCGCCGAGAAGCTCGAGGCCGGGCTGGAGGCCGCCGGGTTCGAGGTGCTCCACGACGACCGCGAGGGCATGAGCCCTGGGGCCAAGTTCAAGGACGCCGACCTCCTGGGCTTCCCCCTCCGGGTCATGGTGGGCTCCAAGGGCCTCAAGGACGGCGTGGTCGAACTGAAGGACCGCCGCACCAAGGAGGTCCGCAAGGTCGCCCCCGAGGCCCTCGTGGCCGAGGTCATCGCGGCCCGGGACCGCATCCTGGCGGATCTGGCCGTCCAGGGCGGGAGGTGAGGATGGCGGAGGGCCCGGTCTACCTGACCACGTTCATCGAAGGCATCCTGGTCCACGGATCGGCGATGCCCTTCGTGCTCCTCGTGCCCTCCGTCCACACCCCCCACCGGGGCCTGCTCATGCCGCCCCAGGTGCCCTGGTCGCCTGGGTTCCTGCCGCCGGCCCTGCTCCAGGCCCAGATCGACGCCACGTGGAAGATCCCCTTCCGCTTCCACGATCCGTCCCGGCTGCCCGTGGTCTTCGACGAGCGCACCTCGCGGCTGCCCACTCCCTGGCTCCTCCGGCTGGAGGGCCTGGAGGGGCAGCAGCGCCTCTACCTGACCCACCTCCTGCGCACCCGGGCCCCCGAGGACCAGGTGCCCATTCCTCCCGACGGCGGCCAGTGGGTCGGGGAGAAGGCCCTGGCCAGCCTGGACCTCGTGCCGGGCGTGCGGCGCCTCTGCCAGTCCGCCCTGACCCTGGTGAAGGAACTGTCCTAGCAGCCATTCGGGCGGCCTCAACCCGGGGTTGAAGGCGAACCTGCCTTGAGCTTTTCCTCTGCGCCCTGGCGGTGGCTGAGGCCTTCGACTCCGGGTTGATGAGATCCGGTGGGTCGGACGGTTGGGCCAGGCCGGAGGCCCGGGGACAAAGCCTTGCGCCTCCCGGATCGGCTGCCGGTGAAGGCGGCCGCGCCGAAAGGCGGGGGCCGGAAGGGCGGCAGCGGCCCGGGGGGGCTGGGCCCGCCTCCCAGGGGACGTGTTCGATAAAATATTTATGAACCTTTGCCCCGTTCGGTGCATGCATGGGTGAGTCAACCTCCCGGAGCCCGCATGCGTCACCCTTCCCTCCTCCTCGTCGGCGGCCTTGCCAGCCTCTTCCTGCTCGCTTGTGGAGGCACCAACAGCAGCACCATCACCCAAGGGAGCAGTTCGGGCACCTCCGATCCCAATCCGGCGCCTCCCCTCCCGGTTCCCATGGGCACGACCTCGGGCGTCCTCAGTGACAAGGCCACCGGAGCGGCCCTGGCGGGCGTGGTCGTGCGGGCGCTCGGGTCCCAGTCGGACACCCAGTTCGGCATCCCCCTGACCGGCGCCATCCTCGCCGAGGCGACGACCGATGCCGCGGGGGCCTACAAGCTGTCGGGAATCCCGGTGGAAAGGTCCTACCGGGTCGCCGCCATGCCCTTCACGGACGCGGCCTCCTACGACCTGAGCGCCAGCATGGTCATGCAGTTCACCGATGGCCGGCTCATCCGGGTGCAGAACCTCGAGGCCAACTCGACCGACCAGGTCGGCAGCGCCTCCATGGCCATTCCGAGCACCAGTCCCTGGAGCATCACCCTGAGCGCGTACCACGTCGTCGCCTCGGCAACGGGGGGCCAGGAGGGGATCCTGGCGCGCCGGGCCTCGGGCGTGGCGGGCGCCACCCTGACCCTGGACCATCTCCACGCGGGCGATTACGTCTTCCAGGTGCGGAGAACCCAGATGCTGAACGGCGTCGAGTCGGCGTCGGAAACCTGGTTCAAGGGCGCGATCACGGCCGGCCAGACGCTGTCCCTGGACAACCGGGCCGAGGGGATCTTCTAGACGTCGTCAAGGATGCGCGCAGGGGGGCGTGGGCAACCGATCCCCTTCAGCCAGGCCATGGGTCGGTCCGTAGCGGCGGCGGACCCATGGCCTGGCTGAATGCGCGTGAAGCGCGCGTATCCCCGGCGGTCCTGGGCGGCCAGGAAATCCGAGCGGGTCGTAACCCTTGGCCGGGTTCGCGCATGTAGATCCTGCGGCTGGTCCGCGGAGCTTCCATGGTGAATGGCCCCAACGTGCGCATGATGGCCGGGCTTTCGGCCCTCCTCCTCCTGGCCTGCGGCGGCCCGGGGGGGGTCACCGTGGCCGGCGCGATGGCGGGGGGCGGCGGCTTTTCCGTCCTGGAAGGCACGGCCTCGGGGACCGTGCGCGACCCGATGACGGGCCAGGGCCTGCCCGGCGTGCAGGTGTTGGCCCTGGCCCCGGAGCCGCCGGCCCTGGACGGGCGGGTGCGCTTCGGGGAGGTGCTGGGCGCCGGGCTCACCGGTCCCGACGGCGCCTTCGTGATCCCCGGCCTGCCCCTGGACCGGCCCTTCCGGCTCGTGTGTCAGCCGGACCTTCCCGCGCGGGCCTACGCGCAGGCGGCGAGCGGGACCCTCTCCGTGTCCCGGAGCGCGCGCCAGGTCATGGCGGCGCTCACGGCGCGGCCCACGATCCAGCTGGGCGGTCTCCGCCTGGAGCCGGGGCCCTGGGCCTGGTCCACCGGCGAGCTGCGGGTGTACTGGATGGGGGACGACTGGACGGGGGAGGAAGGTCTTTGGATCCGCTCCGCGACCCTGGTGCCGGGCCAGCCCCTCTTCCTGGACCGGCTGCCGGCGGGCGCGTACCGCGCGGTGGTGACCGGTTGCGGCGGGCCGCTGGCGGGGCAGGGGCGGCCGTTCCGCATCCTGGCGGGGGTCGTCACGGTCCTGTAGCCCCTCCGTCCCTGTGGCATGATGCGGGGAGGAGGTTGCCTTGACTTCAGTGCCCGCCCACGGATCCGCCCGGCCTGCCGTCTTCATCGACCGGGACGGCACCCTGAACGAGGAGGTGGGCTACCTCCACCGGCCGGAGGATGTGGTGCTCGTGCCGGGATCGGCCCGGGCCCTGGCCCGGGTCAACGCCCTGGGGATCCCCGTCGTCGTGGTCACCAACCAGGCCGGGATCGGCAAGGGCAAGTACGGCTGGGACGCCTTCCGCGCCGTCAGCGCGCGCGTCGGCGCCCTCCTCGCCGAGGAGGGCGCGCGGGTGGACGCGGTCTACGCGGCGCCGCACCACCCCGACGGGGTGGGCGACTACGCCCACCCGGACCATCCCGACCGCAAGCCCAACCCGGGCATGCTCCTGCGCGCCGCCGAGGAGCTGGGCCTGGACCTGGCCCGGTCCTGGATGATCGGAGACAAGGCCATCGACCTGGGCGCCGCCCGCAACGCCGGGTGCCGCGCCGCCCTGGTGCTCACCGGCTACGGCCGGGGCGTGGACCCGGCCCTGGCCGACCTCGTCGCCGCCGATCTGCCGGAGGCCCTGGACCGCATTCTCGCCCTGGGGTTCGGGGAGGCGCCGTGAGCCTGCTGGCCCCCAAGCGCGCCGCCCTCCTGGTGGTGGGGCTCGCCTTCTTCGCGGACACCCTCGTGTACGCGATGCTCCCGCCCCTCCTGCCGGAGTACGCCCGGCTCCACGGCCTGAGCCAGACCCGGCTCGGGGTGCTCTTCGGGAGCTACGCCGCGGCGCTGCTCCTGTCCTGCCTGCCGCTGGGGGCCTGGTCGGACCGGCGCGGGCGGCGCGGCCCTTTCCTGGGGGGCCTCCTGGCCTTCGGCGGGGCCACCCTCCTCTTCGCCTTCGCGGGGACCTACCCCGTGCTCCTCCTGGCGCGCGTCCTCCAGGGCATCGCGGCCGCCGCCACCTGGGTGGCGGGCCTGTCCATGGTCGCGGACCACTTCCCCGCGGACCAGCGCGGCAAGGCCATGAGCGCCGTCTTCGCCTGCGCGAACCTGGGCATGTTCCTGGGCCCCTCCTTCGCGGGGTGGATGCTGGGCGCCTGGGGCATCCGGGCCGCCTTCCTCGCCACCGCGGGCCTCGCCGTGCTGGACGCCCTCGTGCGGGTGGCGCTCCTGCCGCCCGACCCGGAGCCGCAGCCCTCGGGGCGAGGCTATCTGGGACTCCTCCGGGACGGCACCGTGCGCGCCTTCGCGGGCGTCATGGCCCTGGGGGCGGGCCTGGGCGCCGTGCTGGAGGCGGTGCTCCCCCTCCACCTGGCGCGGAACCTGGGCATGGACGCCCGGGCCATCGGCCTGGCCTTCACCCTCGCCGCCCTGGCCAGCACCTTCACCTCCCCCTTCGTCGGGCACTGGACGGACCGGCGGGGCCCCGGCGAGCCCATCCGCCTGGGCCTCGTCCTGGGCGCCGGGCTCCTCCTGGGGGTGGCCCTCCTCCCGACCCGGGCGGCGGTGTACCTCGCCATGCTGGTCATGGGAAGCACCTGCAGCTGCCTCATGTCCCCCTGCGGCCCCGCCATGGCCGCCCGGGTGGAGCGCCAGGGCGGCACGGACTACGGGTCCGTCTTCTCCCTCCTCAACATCGCCTTCTCCCTGGGGATGATGGCCGGTCCGATCCTGGGCTCGGTCCTGACGGACGCGGTGGGCCTCGGCCGGGCCATGCCCGCCTTGGCGGGGTGCTTCGCGCTCTACCTGGCCGTCCTGGGGCGCGGGGCGAAGGCCGCGTGAGGCGGATTACGTCCGGCCGTTAAACATTTCCCGCCCGGGGCGCACCTCAAGACCGCGCCCTATCGGGCGCTGGAGATGCCGCATGCGCCCTACCGCCCGTTCCCTGGTTCTGCTCCTGCCCCTCCTCGCCCTGCCCGGGCTGGGATGCAAGGGCCACGACAACGCCCCGGGCGTCCAGATGCCCAACCTGAGCCAGCCCGCCCCCGAGCAGGGCACCCTCTCCCTGGCCCTCCGGGCCGAGGGGTCCCGTCCTTCCGCCGGGGCCATGCGCCTCCGGGTGACGGGCGTGGACGTGCGGACCCCCGCGGGGACCTGGGTGCCCGTGAGCGAGGCGGCGCGGCTCCACCAGGTGGACCTGACCGGGGCCGAGGCCACCCCGTGCCTCGCCGCGGCGCCCCTCCCCACCGGCGACTACCGGGCCGTCCGGCTCCGCCTGGGCCCCGCCCACCGCCTCGTGCGCCCCGGCGCCGAAGAGGAGCTGATGGCCCCGGAGACCCTCGTCGTGGAGGGCGCCTGGCGGGTCGAGATGCGGGAGACCAGCCAGCTTGAGCTGGTCGTGGACCCCCGGCGCGCCCTCCAGCGCGGGCGGACCCGCGTCTCCCTGGCCGCGGAAGGCCTGGCCCTCCAGGACGTCACCCGCTACCGGGTGGTGCAGGGGACCCTGCGGGACGCCGGCAACGGCCTGCCCATCGCCGACGCCCGGGTGACCCTCCAGGCCCCCGCCCGGGACCGGGATCACCGGGAGGGGGGCCCCACCGATTGCCGGATCGTGCGGGCCGCCGTGACGGGGCCGGACGGCGCCTTCCGCCTGGACGCGGTGCCGCCGGGCCTGCGCTACCGGGTCGTCGTCCCGCCCACCGCCAGGCACGACCTGGTGCTGGGGGCCGTCTTCGACCTGGGCTCCTCGCCCGTGCCGCCCGTGGACCTGCAGGCCGAGGCCCCGGCCTCCCCCGCCCAGTTCCTGGACCTGCCCAGCCCCGAGGCCTGGAACCTGGAGAGCCTTTCCCATGAGTGGGTCGTCGAGCGCCGGGTGGGGGGCAAGGCCCCCGGCTTCCCCGGGCACGTGCTGGTGGAAGTCGTCCCCCTGCTGGAGGCCCGGCCCCTCCACCTGGGCCCCTATCCCCAGGGGACCTACCGGGTGCGCTTCGTCCAGGGGGCCGCGTTCGGCCCGCAGCAGGACATCCGGGTCGGCGCCCCCCGG
Encoded here:
- the pap gene encoding polyphosphate:AMP phosphotransferase translates to MFESAELGHAIDKAAYEQEIPGLREALLDAQYDLVASKAFPVILVIGGVDGAGKSATVAALNEWMDPRHIRTHGLSDPSDEELERPHMWRFWRQLPPKGRMGIFDGSWYTWPIVERAYGRIKEARLDQSLEQVRRFEQMLIDEGALVLKFWMHLSRDAQKKRLKKLEADPLTRWRVTDRDWKHFAMYDTFRAVAERALRSTSTAGAPWTVIEATDPRYQKLAVGRILLERLRARLDGPAPAPAPVAAPPVAAGLDGRNVLRSLDLTQRLPKESYERELETWQGRLNLLTRHKAFRDHSVILVFEGSDAAGKGGGIRRVTQALDLRLCEITPIAAPTEEERAQPYLWRFWRHVPRKGRFQIFDRSWYGRVLVERVEGFCAEADWMRAYGEINDFEDQLVRSGAILAKFWLAISPEEQLRRFQARQESRFKRFKITDEDWRNRDKWPAYEAAVCDMLDRTSTEIAPWTLVESEDKAFGRIKILRTLCARLEAVL
- a CDS encoding sensor histidine kinase, with the protein product MSLTHPPLSWLILGLPLVFVLVGLVVSFRRWRGMKRHPAQDPESLLLGAVSQSLQERGRLAASLGELRTVHERLLDALPFGILWVDLKGQVAAINAEGRAILGVKAGVVGLDAAFVLEPFPWILEGLAQPPGPAWRADGGGRRWQLRRIQVPDIVGSLLQFEDITEREAGERRQQLRERFAELGEMTAGVAHQLKNGLAVLKGHGQLLDRAGHHDTAQDLLEEVQSLERLAQRFLLWAKPLEPRIAPVRLEEIASQAAMEVHRRPAFQDRTLTVEGEGRADADPMLLHQALVNLVENACQATPPGRRVRVQVVPGQIAILDEGPGFDPGDLARMLRPFESGRPEGTGLGLPLALKWLNATGADLVFSLRPEGGTRVDVRL
- the recR gene encoding recombination mediator RecR; amino-acid sequence: MKLPAPLEAVVEALQKLPGVGSKSAQRMALHLLKEGPGAMEHLGDLLRHAASSVGFCATCGSFTDRPVCAVCEDPQRDPRTLVVVAEASNVLTFERSGHFRGRYHVLGGLISPLKGIGPDQLRVRELLRRLEDGRVQEIVLATNPTLEGEATAAWLARILEPLGIRTTRIGLGLPIGSDLEYADDLTLDRALEGRRPL
- a CDS encoding YbaB/EbfC family nucleoid-associated protein, whose product is MDMRFLMKQAQAMQSKLQEAQANLRAEGTAGGAMVKVTLNGAKELVGISIAKEAMDPEDPSMLEDLVLAAFKDASAKADEAMGKITGGLTGGLKIPGLGF
- a CDS encoding DUF2062 domain-containing protein, translating into MTDTPDQEAPAGAPPPKGLWTRLKGHILHPEMSPEQIALSFAIGLSVAFNPLLGLHTAIVLLACFLSRRLHRPVMLIAAFVNNPWTMVPIATASALAGNLLLGRGSRLDLSGIRWHEITWRSFVSREGLDGIFCMLKPILVPYLTGGFALCLLALPVGYVVMLAVARRLRRAHLHMPHLHLPKTSRKPSE
- a CDS encoding thiamine-phosphate kinase, with protein sequence MSLSELSVIARIRDRFPGGRELVDDCGAVPPPLPGQRLLVTTDLMEDGQHFSRAWHPPALLGRKLLAVNLSDLDASGATFLGFTLTLALGRDLAPAWVEAFLDGLAAASHAWSVPVLGGDTVGRASGLGLGITAFGSVARWLRRDTVEADDGIYVDQPLGASLRGLRKLMAGWDPAVPDPDVAAHLDPQPRLGLGPRLAAIPEVHACMDISDGLSRDLANLATASGLSVILAPGLDADAVEGGEDYARCFAAALPQAELERRLGIPLLRVGTAAPAGEAPVLHYDGGSLRPLPDRAFDHFAPAQGSDDRHP
- a CDS encoding ferredoxin — its product is MAITKVWIEEGCIVCNACDAECPDVFLVTDTTCVVKDDVTFPIEGDLEGQVEAAAAGCPVEVIKFEK
- a CDS encoding chemotaxis protein CheX — encoded protein: MNVAFINPFIESTLRSLDMMAGIQAEKTGLELKEDLITTYDVSAIIGLTGETSGSIIISMPAALACRIASNMLMEEIKDMNKNVEDAIGEIGNIVVGDARRSLIQDGHQLNISIPTVVIGVGHKISRSGDVPCIAIPFSTEFGDFEVNVGLRES
- a CDS encoding GatB/YqeY domain-containing protein produces the protein MLDRLQAELKAAMLAKDAPRTGVLRMALAAYKNEAVAKGLSPQGVLTEADALAVIKRLVKSREDSVEQFTRGGYPERAAAEAAEIEVLRTFLPAMLEGPALEAAVRQAIQDTGAQSRKDMGAVMKALQARHGGAFDGKAASQLVNGLLA